A part of Desulfomicrobium baculatum DSM 4028 genomic DNA contains:
- a CDS encoding type II toxin-antitoxin system HicA family toxin: MKRKHESTLRRIFDHPTSGGIKWADIEALFAELGAEIAEREGSRISVFLFGEIRIFHRPHPSPDKDKGAVASIRKWLETNGVKP; the protein is encoded by the coding sequence ATGAAACGCAAACACGAATCCACTCTCCGCAGGATTTTTGACCATCCGACATCTGGCGGGATCAAATGGGCAGATATCGAGGCCTTGTTTGCGGAGCTGGGAGCGGAAATAGCGGAGCGTGAAGGTTCGCGCATCAGCGTGTTTCTTTTTGGAGAGATCAGAATCTTCCATCGCCCGCATCCTTCGCCGGACAAGGACAAGGGCGCGGTGGCAAGCATCAGGAAGTGGCTCGAAACGAATGGGGTGAAGCCATGA
- a CDS encoding DUF1992 domain-containing protein: MNVLAELAERAIREAQERGEFDDLNGQGRPLPESGDPFMPETLRMAYKVLKNAGYIPKEVEDQREIRSLIECLEQETDEFRKMRQIQKVQLFIARAKMEHGGLLQEENEKYFQKVVARVTLNKA, translated from the coding sequence ATGAACGTTCTCGCCGAACTGGCTGAAAGGGCGATCCGCGAGGCCCAGGAGCGCGGCGAATTCGATGACCTGAACGGTCAGGGACGCCCTTTGCCGGAGAGCGGCGATCCGTTCATGCCTGAAACGCTGCGCATGGCCTACAAGGTGCTCAAGAATGCCGGCTACATCCCCAAGGAAGTAGAGGACCAGCGCGAAATCCGCTCCCTGATCGAATGTCTCGAACAGGAAACGGACGAGTTTCGAAAGATGCGCCAGATCCAAAAGGTCCAGCTTTTCATCGCCCGGGCCAAGATGGAGCACGGCGGTTTGCTGCAGGAAGAAAACGAAAAATATTTCCAGAAAGTCGTGGCCCGCGTCACGCTCAACAAAGCCTGA
- a CDS encoding FAD-dependent oxidoreductase gives MQSTIHIDGKENGVRLESRILEERIQDAVKAGARELTVEACGQHGIGGRLWVSKAEAVTVKVIGAPGQRLGSLGFPGTTIEVMGPGSDDIGWLNAGAEIIVHGNAGNGICNAMAQGKVCVGGNVGSRCMTMTKQNPRFTAPELWVLGETGDYFAEFMAGGTAVVCGVDAHDQANVMGYRPCVGMVGGRIFYRGQEQAISNADAKHMPISDEDWTWLQENLKQYLQKIDKSDLFDILATRDQWHLVVAKSPYEKVTRKRKNMSDFRSQVWDMELGRGGLVGDLTSVDRSPIGLITSGELRRFVPVWENCKYMPPCQASCPSGIPVQKRWQLVREGRLAEAVDLSLEYTPFPATVCGYLCPNLCMEGCTRGLGSLKPVDAKMLGKEGINAHPPMLPLSSDKKVAVIGGGPAGISVAWQLRLKGHKASVFDMDEKLGGKLQASIPANRIPPEVLAAELDRAREVIPHVRLEKKLTRDDFEAIKSDYDFIVLATGAQRPRTLPVPGNERLTTATDFLKAAKHGDAKVGERVVIIGAGNVGCDVATEAARLGAKSMTLIDVQKPMSFGKEREEAEKAGAKFLWPCFTKEITAEGVLLTDGRVIPGDTVIISIGDTPDLEAFPENIARERGFITVNDVNQTTDPRVFAIGDLVKLGLLTQAIGDGRRAAQAIDEIISGRRPLSVTADMHEGLKTRIEYMDPGNHMSETIDYSRMNLAYFDPRLGGFDSLDQCAEECSSCGVCRDCGICEAICPRGAISREALPDNEFAMVCDSEKCIGCGFCAGACPCGIWTLIPNTPLE, from the coding sequence ATGCAAAGCACCATACATATTGACGGAAAGGAAAACGGCGTGCGCCTGGAATCGCGCATCCTGGAGGAACGCATCCAGGACGCGGTCAAGGCCGGAGCCAGGGAGCTGACAGTCGAAGCCTGCGGTCAGCACGGCATCGGCGGGCGCCTCTGGGTCTCCAAGGCTGAAGCGGTCACGGTCAAGGTCATCGGCGCGCCCGGACAGCGTCTGGGTTCCCTGGGCTTCCCCGGCACGACCATCGAAGTCATGGGGCCGGGTTCCGACGACATCGGCTGGCTGAACGCCGGAGCCGAAATCATCGTCCACGGCAACGCGGGCAACGGCATCTGTAACGCCATGGCTCAGGGCAAGGTCTGTGTCGGCGGCAACGTCGGGTCGCGCTGCATGACCATGACCAAACAGAACCCGCGCTTCACGGCCCCGGAGCTGTGGGTCCTGGGCGAAACGGGCGACTATTTCGCCGAGTTCATGGCCGGCGGCACGGCCGTGGTCTGCGGCGTGGACGCCCACGACCAGGCCAACGTCATGGGCTACCGCCCCTGCGTGGGCATGGTCGGCGGACGCATTTTCTACCGTGGCCAGGAACAGGCCATCAGCAACGCCGATGCCAAGCACATGCCCATCAGCGACGAGGACTGGACTTGGCTCCAGGAAAACTTAAAGCAATACCTTCAGAAAATCGACAAGTCCGACCTTTTCGACATCCTGGCCACCCGCGACCAGTGGCATCTGGTCGTCGCCAAGTCGCCCTATGAGAAGGTCACCCGCAAGCGCAAGAACATGTCCGATTTCCGTTCCCAGGTCTGGGACATGGAGCTTGGCCGGGGCGGACTGGTCGGCGACCTGACCTCCGTGGACCGCTCGCCCATTGGGCTCATCACCAGCGGGGAACTGCGCCGCTTTGTCCCGGTCTGGGAAAACTGCAAATACATGCCGCCCTGTCAGGCCAGCTGCCCATCGGGAATTCCGGTGCAAAAGCGCTGGCAGCTGGTGCGCGAAGGCCGCCTGGCCGAGGCCGTGGACCTGTCTCTGGAGTACACGCCCTTCCCGGCCACGGTCTGCGGCTATCTGTGCCCCAACCTGTGCATGGAAGGATGCACGCGCGGCCTGGGGAGTCTCAAACCCGTGGACGCCAAGATGCTCGGCAAGGAAGGCATCAACGCCCACCCGCCCATGCTGCCCCTGTCCTCGGACAAGAAGGTCGCAGTCATCGGCGGCGGCCCGGCCGGCATCTCCGTGGCCTGGCAGCTGCGCCTCAAGGGCCACAAGGCCTCCGTGTTCGACATGGACGAGAAGCTCGGCGGCAAACTGCAGGCCTCCATTCCGGCCAACCGCATCCCGCCCGAAGTGCTGGCGGCGGAGCTGGACCGGGCGCGGGAGGTCATCCCCCATGTGCGCCTGGAAAAGAAGCTGACCCGCGACGACTTCGAGGCCATCAAAAGCGATTACGACTTCATCGTCCTGGCCACCGGCGCCCAGCGTCCGCGCACCCTGCCCGTGCCCGGCAACGAACGCCTGACCACGGCCACGGACTTCCTCAAGGCCGCAAAGCACGGTGACGCCAAGGTCGGCGAACGCGTGGTCATTATCGGCGCGGGCAACGTTGGCTGCGACGTGGCCACGGAAGCCGCCCGCCTGGGCGCGAAAAGCATGACGCTCATCGACGTGCAGAAGCCCATGAGCTTCGGCAAGGAACGTGAAGAGGCGGAAAAGGCCGGAGCCAAATTCCTGTGGCCCTGCTTCACCAAGGAGATCACGGCCGAAGGCGTACTCTTGACCGACGGCCGCGTCATTCCCGGTGACACAGTCATCATATCCATCGGCGACACGCCGGACCTGGAGGCCTTCCCCGAGAACATCGCCCGTGAGCGCGGCTTCATCACCGTCAACGACGTCAACCAGACCACGGACCCGCGCGTCTTCGCCATCGGCGATCTGGTCAAGCTGGGTTTACTGACCCAGGCCATCGGCGACGGACGCCGCGCGGCCCAGGCCATCGACGAGATCATCAGCGGCCGCCGCCCCCTCTCGGTCACGGCGGACATGCACGAGGGGCTCAAGACGCGCATCGAGTACATGGACCCGGGCAATCACATGTCCGAGACCATCGACTACTCGCGCATGAACCTGGCCTACTTCGACCCGCGCCTGGGCGGTTTCGACAGCCTGGACCAGTGCGCCGAGGAATGCTCATCCTGCGGCGTGTGCCGGGACTGCGGCATCTGCGAGGCCATCTGCCCGCGCGGAGCCATAAGCCGTGAGGCCCTGCCGGACAATGAGTTCGCCATGGTCTGCGACTCCGAAAAATGCATCGGCTGCGGCTTCTGCGCCGGAGCCTGCCCCTGCGGCATCTGGACGCTCATTCCGAATACGCCGCTGGAATAG
- a CDS encoding sigma-54 interaction domain-containing protein, producing the protein MEENLNQYWKTVVNTIQDGIMIVTPDGQIVSVNEGLVAMTGYSREELIGASCAILGCSACELARGIPQCHWCVMFKQGSLRKQQCALVRKDGTRVPVVKNASVLKDKDGETIGAVETITDISDLVDKEEQLEIFRREISREDSFHGIVGRAATMQQVFDLIDGVAQIDAPVIIYGESGTGKELVAKAIHDAGPRRDKPFIKVNCAALNESLLESELFGHVKGAYTGAHKDRMGRFESAGDGDIFLDEIGDLPASTQVKLLRVLEEKVIERVGDHRPIPVQARIITATNRDLTDLVARNLFRQDLYYRINVIPIRMPALRERREDIPLLASTFFLRTQLKSGKKVHGISPAAMELLVRHSWPGNVRELRSAFEYAFVACKTDMIEPRDLPAELMNGAVVCTPADVAARSLDEIKKERLAQALREANGNQSEAARILGISRTSVWSQMRRYGMGKG; encoded by the coding sequence ATGGAAGAAAATCTGAATCAATATTGGAAGACCGTGGTCAACACCATTCAGGACGGGATCATGATCGTCACGCCCGATGGCCAGATCGTGTCCGTCAACGAAGGCCTGGTGGCGATGACAGGCTACTCCCGCGAGGAACTCATCGGCGCGTCATGCGCGATTCTCGGCTGTTCGGCCTGCGAGCTGGCGCGGGGGATTCCGCAGTGCCACTGGTGCGTCATGTTCAAGCAAGGTTCCTTGCGCAAGCAGCAGTGTGCCCTGGTGCGCAAGGACGGAACGCGCGTGCCCGTGGTCAAGAACGCTTCCGTGCTGAAAGACAAGGACGGCGAGACCATCGGCGCGGTGGAGACCATCACCGACATCTCCGATCTGGTGGACAAGGAGGAGCAGCTGGAGATCTTCCGGCGCGAGATCTCGCGGGAAGACTCCTTTCACGGGATCGTGGGCCGCGCGGCCACCATGCAGCAGGTTTTCGATCTCATCGACGGCGTGGCGCAGATCGATGCTCCGGTCATCATCTACGGCGAAAGCGGGACGGGCAAGGAGCTGGTGGCCAAGGCCATCCACGATGCCGGGCCGCGCCGGGACAAGCCTTTCATCAAGGTCAACTGCGCGGCGCTGAACGAATCGCTGCTGGAGAGCGAACTCTTCGGGCATGTCAAAGGCGCCTACACAGGAGCGCACAAGGATCGCATGGGCCGCTTCGAGAGCGCGGGCGACGGGGACATCTTTCTGGACGAAATCGGGGACCTGCCCGCCAGTACCCAGGTCAAGCTCCTGCGCGTGCTGGAGGAAAAGGTCATCGAGCGCGTGGGCGACCATCGTCCCATCCCGGTCCAGGCCAGGATCATCACCGCCACCAACCGCGACCTGACGGATCTGGTCGCCAGAAACCTCTTTCGCCAGGACCTCTACTACCGCATCAATGTCATCCCTATCCGCATGCCTGCGCTGCGCGAGCGCCGCGAGGACATCCCGCTCCTGGCCTCCACCTTTTTCCTGCGCACGCAGCTCAAATCCGGCAAGAAAGTGCACGGCATCTCGCCCGCGGCCATGGAGCTGCTCGTGCGCCACTCCTGGCCCGGCAACGTGCGCGAGCTGCGCAGCGCCTTCGAGTACGCCTTCGTGGCCTGCAAGACGGACATGATCGAACCCCGCGACCTGCCGGCCGAACTCATGAACGGAGCGGTCGTGTGCACCCCTGCCGATGTCGCGGCCAGAAGCCTGGACGAAATCAAAAAGGAACGCCTCGCCCAAGCCCTGCGCGAGGCAAACGGAAACCAGTCCGAAGCGGCCCGAATCCTCGGTATTTCCCGGACCAGCGTGTGGAGCCAGATGCGGCGCTACGGGATGGGCAAAGGGTGA
- a CDS encoding universal stress protein produces the protein MKVTDSPRCPVSGAELKIQAGDPAARILAEIHTGNNDLVVMGAHGRRAFMDMLLGSVANKVVRLSTVPVLTVRLPKENTAE, from the coding sequence ATGAAAGTCACGGACAGTCCCCGCTGCCCCGTGTCCGGCGCCGAACTGAAAATCCAGGCCGGAGACCCGGCCGCACGCATCCTGGCCGAAATTCATACCGGGAACAACGATCTGGTGGTCATGGGCGCTCACGGACGCAGGGCCTTCATGGACATGCTGCTCGGATCCGTGGCAAACAAGGTCGTAAGACTCAGCACGGTGCCGGTGCTGACGGTACGACTGCCGAAAGAAAATACGGCAGAATGA
- a CDS encoding AbrB/MazE/SpoVT family DNA-binding domain-containing protein, which produces MTETILVIRKWGNSLGGRLPAAVAREAKLHADQRVRISVENGRIIITSLSEVHLTLEQRLASFDPARHGGEDMQTAENRGAEK; this is translated from the coding sequence ATGACCGAAACCATTCTGGTCATAAGAAAATGGGGAAACAGTCTGGGGGGCCGTCTGCCTGCGGCCGTAGCCCGCGAGGCGAAGTTGCATGCCGATCAGCGGGTCAGGATCAGCGTGGAAAATGGAAGGATCATCATCACGTCGCTCAGTGAGGTTCATCTGACCCTGGAGCAACGTCTTGCCAGTTTCGATCCTGCCCGGCATGGCGGCGAGGACATGCAGACCGCCGAGAATCGTGGAGCCGAGAAATAG
- a CDS encoding glutamate synthase, translating to MCRLFALTSSDPVSPMDAIRALDVMREGHDGSGVGLYLSDMGGPFESMKGCPILSGIFTNAGVQRLDAFMNAKGFAIKYDLAITPKGAMPTWTPKRERYIVRAYDIPATWKDLSEDEKGLGYLKTRLELKHMGLASEDITVFSFWPDTVMIKEIGDPLQVGEYLGLDRPEIKSRLVLAQGRQNTNYAINLYACHPFFIEGLSTMTNGENTAFIPIRDYLASQGIPGYEGYNSDSEVFTHILHYTIKKLGLPFEAYKHIITPLKDHEMKDHPDKEFLSKLKQICRRLIIDGPNCVIGCLPDKSMFMVQDSKKLRPGVVGGRPGLYAFSSEICGLDLAIPDRDKSQDFQPMHLDSAIVGPDRQEIKVCRQTQPLALPN from the coding sequence ATGTGTCGATTGTTTGCGCTGACCAGCAGCGACCCCGTCTCCCCCATGGATGCCATCCGGGCCTTGGATGTCATGCGCGAGGGGCACGACGGATCGGGAGTCGGCCTTTATTTGTCGGATATGGGCGGTCCGTTCGAGTCCATGAAGGGTTGCCCCATCCTGTCGGGAATTTTCACCAACGCCGGTGTCCAGCGTCTGGACGCCTTCATGAACGCCAAGGGCTTCGCCATCAAGTACGATCTCGCCATCACCCCCAAGGGGGCCATGCCCACCTGGACGCCCAAGCGGGAACGCTACATCGTACGGGCCTATGACATCCCTGCGACGTGGAAGGATCTGAGCGAAGATGAGAAGGGCCTCGGCTACCTGAAGACCCGCCTTGAGCTCAAGCACATGGGCCTCGCTAGCGAGGACATCACCGTCTTCTCCTTCTGGCCGGACACGGTCATGATCAAGGAGATCGGCGACCCGCTGCAGGTCGGCGAATATCTGGGACTGGACCGGCCCGAGATCAAGAGCCGACTCGTCCTGGCCCAGGGCCGTCAGAACACCAACTACGCCATCAATCTGTACGCCTGCCACCCCTTCTTCATCGAAGGCTTAAGCACCATGACCAACGGCGAGAACACGGCCTTCATCCCCATCCGTGATTACCTCGCATCCCAGGGGATTCCCGGCTACGAGGGCTACAACTCCGATTCCGAAGTCTTCACGCACATCCTGCACTACACGATCAAAAAGCTGGGCCTGCCCTTTGAAGCCTACAAGCACATCATCACGCCTTTGAAAGACCATGAAATGAAAGACCATCCGGACAAGGAATTCCTGTCCAAGCTGAAGCAGATCTGCCGCCGTCTTATCATCGACGGCCCCAACTGCGTCATCGGCTGCCTGCCGGACAAGTCCATGTTCATGGTTCAGGACAGCAAGAAGCTGCGCCCCGGCGTGGTCGGCGGCCGCCCCGGCCTGTACGCGTTCTCTTCCGAGATCTGCGGCCTGGACCTGGCCATCCCCGACCGTGACAAATCCCAGGATTTTCAACCCATGCATCTTGATTCGGCCATTGTCGGCCCGGACCGCCAGGAGATCAAAGTATGTCGGCAAACACAGCCATTAGCCCTTCCCAACTGA
- a CDS encoding Fic family protein encodes MISGEKKYIWQQDDWPRWVYDLKRLLPLLSQVHLAQGHLLGRMHDVGMELRDEATLRVLSMDVLKTSEIEGEKLNLESVRSSIARRLGLDIGALAPADRHVDGVVDMVLDATQRHADILTAERLFGWHAALFPTGYSGLARIRVGAWRDDSQGPMQVVSGPVQRRRVHYEAPPAAMLDAKLFEFLRWFNAPHDEDPVITAGIAHLWFVTIHPFDDGNGRIARAVGDMALAGADHCVQRYYSVSAQLLRERKDYYDWLERTQKGTLDVTDWLEWFLGCLLRAVQGAESTLSAVLAKAGFWSRWAGVSMNERQIKLLNKLLDGFDGKLTSSKWAAIAKCSQDTALRDISDLLAKGVLVKSAASGRSTSYELTT; translated from the coding sequence ATGATAAGCGGAGAAAAAAAATACATCTGGCAGCAGGACGACTGGCCGCGTTGGGTTTACGACCTGAAGCGGCTGTTGCCGTTGCTTTCACAGGTGCACTTGGCCCAGGGGCACTTGCTGGGGCGGATGCATGATGTCGGGATGGAGCTGCGCGATGAGGCTACGCTTCGGGTTTTGTCGATGGACGTGCTCAAGACCAGTGAGATCGAAGGCGAGAAACTCAACCTTGAGTCGGTCCGGTCCTCCATTGCCAGACGTTTGGGCCTCGATATCGGGGCGTTGGCACCGGCGGACCGCCACGTCGATGGGGTGGTGGACATGGTGCTGGATGCGACCCAGCGCCACGCCGATATCCTGACCGCCGAGCGGCTGTTCGGCTGGCATGCGGCCTTGTTTCCGACGGGCTACAGCGGTCTGGCCAGGATTCGGGTCGGGGCCTGGCGTGATGACAGCCAGGGGCCGATGCAGGTCGTGTCCGGCCCTGTTCAGCGCCGCCGGGTTCACTACGAAGCGCCTCCGGCGGCCATGCTGGATGCCAAGTTGTTTGAATTTCTGCGCTGGTTCAACGCCCCGCACGATGAAGATCCCGTCATTACGGCGGGAATAGCCCATCTCTGGTTCGTGACCATTCATCCTTTTGATGACGGCAATGGCCGCATCGCCCGCGCCGTGGGTGACATGGCCCTGGCAGGGGCTGATCACTGCGTGCAGCGCTACTACAGCGTGTCTGCGCAATTGCTGCGCGAGCGCAAGGATTACTACGACTGGCTGGAACGAACCCAGAAGGGAACGCTTGATGTCACGGACTGGCTTGAGTGGTTTTTGGGATGTTTGCTGCGTGCCGTTCAAGGGGCCGAAAGCACGCTCTCGGCAGTGCTGGCCAAGGCCGGTTTCTGGAGTCGCTGGGCTGGGGTGTCCATGAACGAGCGGCAGATCAAGCTGCTCAACAAGCTGCTTGATGGTTTCGACGGAAAGCTGACCAGCAGCAAATGGGCCGCCATCGCCAAATGCTCCCAGGACACCGCCCTGCGCGATATTTCCGACCTGCTCGCCAAGGGCGTGCTGGTCAAATCCGCAGCCAGCGGCCGCAGCACGAGCTATGAGCTGACGACGTGA
- a CDS encoding type II toxin-antitoxin system HicB family antitoxin encodes MKNVLDFPGGYSAVIGYDSELEMFRGEFVGLNGGADFYATDLEGLKREGALSLKVFLDECAARGIEPKKAKGKFALRLDQDIYRQATIAAAASGKSLNQFITEAVREAVARA; translated from the coding sequence ATGAAGAACGTACTTGATTTTCCCGGCGGTTACTCTGCCGTCATTGGCTACGATTCCGAGCTGGAAATGTTCCGGGGAGAATTTGTCGGCTTGAATGGCGGAGCCGACTTCTACGCCACGGACCTGGAAGGACTCAAGCGAGAAGGCGCGTTGTCGCTCAAGGTCTTTTTGGACGAATGCGCCGCACGTGGCATCGAGCCCAAAAAGGCAAAAGGAAAATTCGCCCTGCGCCTGGATCAGGACATCTACCGCCAGGCCACTATCGCCGCCGCCGCCAGCGGAAAAAGCCTGAACCAGTTCATCACCGAAGCCGTGCGCGAAGCCGTGGCCCGCGCATGA
- a CDS encoding glutamate synthase-related protein — MSANTAISPSQLSIKDLPWQIEWNKDRCTLCGQCCAVCPMQSLELGTFRKRTIKVPAGFKNKPENEHSIYYGIRQRTAPHQACVGCGTCSMVCPNDAILPMHSDEKDKLRYHVNLGGQPRTRGGRRNDNNSLLDQIKFIRISMLTDPALDSGRHEFDLRTLIGRIQSPAEGLATIKEHGWAPPVREIYPLMIGSMSFGALSPNMWEGLQMGVAYLNEELGMPVRMCTGEGGCPPRLLRSRFLKYVILQIASGYFGWDEIIHAIPQMKEDPCAIEIKYGQGAKPGDGGLLMWHKVNKLIAAIRGVPPGVSLPSPPTHQTQYSIEESVAKMIQSMSMAWGFRVPVYPKISATTTTNAVLNNLCRNPYAAGLAVDGEDGGTGAAYNVSMNHMGSPIASNIRDAYLTLCKIGKQNEVPLIAGGGIGKNGNLAANAASLIMLGASAVQIGKYAMQAAAGCVGSESDRCNVCNIGVCPKGITSQDPRIYRRLDPEKVAERLVELYVSFDMEMKKIFAPLGRSTSLPIGMSDALGIADKNAADRLAIKYVV, encoded by the coding sequence ATGTCGGCAAACACAGCCATTAGCCCTTCCCAACTGAGCATCAAGGATCTGCCCTGGCAGATAGAATGGAACAAGGACCGGTGCACCCTGTGCGGCCAATGCTGCGCCGTGTGCCCCATGCAGTCGCTGGAGCTCGGCACCTTCCGCAAACGCACAATCAAGGTCCCGGCCGGGTTCAAGAACAAGCCCGAGAACGAGCACTCCATTTATTACGGCATCCGCCAGCGCACGGCCCCGCATCAGGCCTGCGTGGGCTGCGGCACGTGCAGCATGGTCTGTCCCAACGACGCCATCCTGCCCATGCACTCCGACGAAAAAGACAAGCTGCGCTACCACGTCAATCTTGGCGGCCAGCCGCGCACCCGTGGCGGGCGGCGCAACGACAACAATTCCCTGCTCGACCAGATCAAGTTCATCCGCATCTCCATGCTGACGGACCCGGCCCTGGATTCGGGCCGCCACGAATTCGACCTGCGCACCCTCATCGGGCGCATCCAGAGCCCCGCCGAAGGGCTGGCCACCATCAAGGAGCACGGCTGGGCTCCGCCCGTGCGCGAAATCTATCCGCTCATGATCGGCAGCATGTCGTTTGGCGCGCTCTCGCCCAACATGTGGGAAGGCCTGCAGATGGGCGTCGCGTACCTGAACGAAGAGCTGGGCATGCCCGTGCGCATGTGTACCGGCGAGGGCGGCTGTCCGCCGCGCCTTTTGAGATCACGTTTTCTCAAATATGTCATATTGCAGATCGCCTCGGGCTATTTCGGCTGGGACGAGATCATCCACGCCATCCCGCAAATGAAGGAAGACCCCTGCGCCATCGAGATCAAGTACGGCCAGGGCGCCAAGCCCGGCGACGGCGGCCTCCTCATGTGGCACAAGGTCAACAAGCTCATCGCGGCCATTCGCGGCGTGCCTCCGGGAGTGAGCCTGCCAAGCCCCCCCACGCATCAGACCCAATACTCCATCGAGGAATCCGTGGCCAAGATGATCCAGTCCATGTCCATGGCCTGGGGCTTCCGCGTGCCCGTATATCCCAAGATCTCGGCCACGACCACGACCAACGCGGTCCTGAACAACCTCTGCCGCAACCCCTACGCGGCCGGTCTGGCGGTTGACGGCGAAGACGGCGGCACGGGCGCGGCCTACAACGTGTCCATGAACCACATGGGCAGCCCCATCGCCTCCAACATCCGCGATGCCTACCTGACCCTGTGCAAGATCGGCAAACAGAACGAAGTCCCGCTCATCGCCGGCGGCGGCATCGGCAAGAACGGCAATCTGGCTGCCAACGCGGCCTCGCTGATCATGCTCGGGGCCTCGGCCGTGCAGATCGGCAAATACGCCATGCAGGCCGCGGCCGGATGCGTGGGCTCGGAGTCCGACCGCTGCAACGTGTGCAACATCGGCGTCTGCCCCAAGGGCATCACCTCCCAGGACCCGCGCATCTACCGCAGGCTCGATCCGGAAAAGGTGGCCGAAAGGCTGGTCGAGCTCTACGTCAGCTTCGACATGGAAATGAAGAAGATCTTCGCCCCCCTGGGCAGGTCCACGTCCCTGCCCATCGGCATGTCCGACGCGCTGGGGATCGCCGACAAGAACGCGGCGGACAGACTGGCCATCAAATACGTGGTCTGA
- a CDS encoding 4Fe-4S dicluster domain-containing protein, with product MKVNRRHFLAAGLAAATAAVARPAAANTGGAATAEHVVLATLLDISKCIACGACVEACRETNGHKYPQPQKPFPKMYPAKVKAADWSDKQDVDDRLTPYNWLYIQTATGEYNGEPFELHIPRRCLHCQNPPCANLCPWGAASKDAKGIVSINDEICLGGSKCKDVCPWHIPERQTGVGLYLKLAPGFAGNGVMYKCDRCRDRVALGETPACIEVCPEGVQTIGPRDEILAQARELSTRTGGFIYGDTENGGTNTFYVSPVPFEALNQAIELGPGKPHLASVGNPFAKEELLARAVYGAPLVGIMAGVLHLVRGATSEDDHE from the coding sequence ATGAAAGTCAATCGTAGACACTTCCTCGCGGCCGGTCTGGCAGCCGCCACAGCAGCCGTGGCGCGCCCGGCGGCGGCAAACACTGGGGGCGCAGCAACCGCTGAGCATGTCGTGCTGGCCACACTGCTGGACATCTCCAAATGCATCGCCTGCGGCGCGTGCGTGGAAGCCTGCCGTGAGACCAACGGGCACAAGTACCCGCAGCCGCAAAAGCCCTTCCCCAAGATGTACCCGGCCAAGGTCAAGGCCGCCGACTGGTCGGACAAACAGGATGTGGACGACCGCCTGACCCCCTACAACTGGCTCTACATACAGACCGCCACGGGCGAATACAACGGCGAGCCCTTCGAGCTGCACATCCCAAGGCGCTGCCTGCACTGCCAGAACCCGCCCTGCGCCAACCTCTGCCCGTGGGGCGCGGCATCCAAGGACGCCAAGGGCATTGTCAGCATCAATGACGAAATCTGCCTGGGCGGGTCCAAATGCAAGGATGTCTGCCCCTGGCACATCCCCGAACGCCAGACGGGCGTTGGCCTGTATCTGAAGCTGGCTCCGGGCTTTGCCGGCAACGGCGTCATGTACAAGTGCGACCGCTGCCGGGACCGGGTGGCCCTGGGCGAGACTCCGGCCTGCATCGAGGTCTGCCCCGAAGGCGTGCAGACCATCGGCCCGCGCGATGAAATCCTGGCCCAGGCCCGGGAACTGTCCACGCGCACCGGAGGGTTCATCTATGGCGACACGGAAAACGGCGGCACCAACACTTTCTACGTTTCCCCCGTACCCTTTGAAGCGCTGAACCAGGCCATCGAACTGGGACCGGGCAAGCCGCATCTGGCTTCGGTCGGCAATCCGTTTGCCAAGGAAGAATTGCTGGCTCGCGCCGTGTATGGGGCCCCGCTGGTGGGAATCATGGCCGGAGTGCTGCATCTGGTGCGCGGCGCGACCTCGGAGGACGACCATGAATAG
- a CDS encoding helix-hairpin-helix domain-containing protein produces MNPAKVRRDRLLALTDLPNIGPAMARDLQLLGFEHPGQLAGQNPQALYDRLSALTGVRQDPCVLDVFVSVTRFMDGEEARPWWHYTPERK; encoded by the coding sequence GTGAATCCTGCCAAAGTCCGACGCGACCGGCTTCTCGCGCTGACCGACCTGCCCAACATCGGCCCGGCCATGGCCCGTGACCTGCAACTGCTCGGCTTCGAGCATCCCGGCCAGCTTGCGGGCCAGAATCCACAAGCCCTCTACGACCGCCTCAGCGCATTGACAGGAGTCCGCCAGGACCCCTGCGTGCTGGATGTCTTCGTGTCCGTGACACGGTTCATGGACGGAGAGGAAGCCAGGCCGTGGTGGCACTACACGCCTGAGAGAAAATAG